Genomic window (Pradoshia sp. D12):
GAGTGGGGACTTAATATCGAGAAAAATTCCATCATTGTGAATAGCAAAATGGAAACTAATATACCTGGTATATATGCAGCAGGAGATATTTGCACATATGATGGGAAAGTGAAGCTAATTGCCTGTGGATTTGGTGAAGCTCCTACGGCTATTAACAATGCAAAAGCATATATGGATCCTAAAGCAAGAATCCAGCCCCTTCACAGTACAAGTATGTTTAAGGATTGATTTATTGAATTAAAACTGGTCAAGACGCGCCATGCAGAATAAATAAAGGAATTCAGGATGTAAGCTCCTATGCTAACACATTCTGAATTCCTTCTTTTTTTAGAACCCAACCTTCCCTCTTTGTATGTATACAAATTCTTCCCTTACGTACTAGTAAATACCAGAGTCAGGCCCCCTATGAAGCGGGTATGAGTTACTAGTGAGGTGATTACAATGAATGTGTTAATAGTCGGTGCAAACAATCGCACAGGCCAGCGAGTACTTGAGCTTTTGAATAAGTCTTCTCATCAGGCATACTGTTTAGTACATGATGAAAATCTTGCTTCATTAGTTAGAAGTCTTGGTGCTGAACCCATGTTCGGAGAAATAACCGATTCTCTCCAATTGGAGGGCATGCACGCAGTTATTTACGCAGTCGATGTAACAAATCCTAGTATTCATGATACGATCTCCCATGTAACACAGCACGGAGCTATCCACTTTATACGAGAGTGTGAAAAAGCGGGCATAGAGCGCTTCGTCATGCTAAGCTCCGTTTATGCTGACAAACCGGATGAAGCACCATGTGTTCTTTATTCCTTATTGGAGGAAACAAGGATGACGGAGAATTATTTAACTGGATCCAGTAGGTTAAAGTATACAATTGTCCGTCCAGGCAAAATGATTGATTCTGATGGCACATTTAAAATACTGGCGGCAGAATCTATCGATGATGATGGAATGATTTCACGTAATGAAGTTGCACAGATTTTAGTTGATACATTAGAAATAGATACGACTTTTAATAAAAAATTTTATTGTATTGAAGGCCCTTTTCCTATTAAGGAAGCCTTGGCTGAAGTGTAATATAAAAACAACTAGTCTCCCTCTCCCCGCTCTTATTGGGAGAGGTTATTTTTGTATTTAGCAGGAACCTTAAAATGCCTTAGTCTCATATAAAAAATTCCTTCTCAATAGATACCTTTTTGATCGCATCTGTTTAAAGAAGGAATTCCAACTAAATCAGTATTGATTTGTTAGTTTAACATTGCTCTGGATTACCCGTAACTTTAGCTGTACG
Coding sequences:
- a CDS encoding NAD(P)H-binding protein; protein product: MNVLIVGANNRTGQRVLELLNKSSHQAYCLVHDENLASLVRSLGAEPMFGEITDSLQLEGMHAVIYAVDVTNPSIHDTISHVTQHGAIHFIRECEKAGIERFVMLSSVYADKPDEAPCVLYSLLEETRMTENYLTGSSRLKYTIVRPGKMIDSDGTFKILAAESIDDDGMISRNEVAQILVDTLEIDTTFNKKFYCIEGPFPIKEALAEV